One window of Candidatus Methylocalor cossyra genomic DNA carries:
- the recJ gene encoding single-stranded-DNA-specific exonuclease RecJ: MPYHPVKKKIVRRLPTVPPEASLTGLPPLLRRLYAARRVGSASELDRSLHRLPSPWLLSGMEAMVDQLEEALRRQRRLLVIADYDADGATACAVAVRGLRALGLEQVAYLVPNRFRFGYGLTPEIVALAAERRPELLLTVDNGIAALDGAEAARARGMRLLITDHHTPGAELPAAAAIVNPLLPGDPFPGKSLAGVGVMFYVLMALRQRLRQRGRFAGPGRAEPPLGPLLDLVALGTVADVVSLDPINRILVHQGLGRIRAGRGAPGLVALLEAAGRKAGQATAADLGFAVGPRLNAAGRLDDMSLGIECLLADDGEAARSMAARLDALNRERQQLEERMKQQALAYLDALEVPVGDRFALCLFDEGWHQGVIGLVASRVKDLTHRPVAVFAPDGEDGVKGSLRSIPGIHIRDLLSDLATGHPRLIRRFGGHAMAAGLSLEREALPRFAELFEAEAGRRLSPEDLEHAVHTDGALEEHELNLAVAEQLRQAGPWGQGFPEPLFDGEFQVLDSRVLGERHLKLRLRPVHGARSFDAVAFGVAEPAAWRDLPALRAAYRLEVNEYRESRAVQLRLEYMEGLEG; the protein is encoded by the coding sequence ATGCCCTATCATCCGGTCAAAAAGAAGATCGTACGGCGGCTGCCCACCGTGCCGCCGGAGGCGTCCTTGACGGGGCTGCCGCCGCTACTCCGGCGCCTGTATGCCGCCCGGCGGGTGGGGAGCGCCTCGGAGCTGGACCGTTCCCTGCATCGGTTACCCTCCCCCTGGCTGCTGTCCGGGATGGAAGCCATGGTGGATCAGCTGGAGGAGGCCCTCCGCCGGCAGCGCCGCCTGCTGGTGATCGCCGACTACGATGCCGACGGGGCCACCGCCTGTGCCGTGGCGGTGCGGGGCCTAAGGGCGCTGGGTCTGGAGCAGGTGGCGTACCTGGTGCCCAACCGGTTCCGGTTCGGCTATGGCCTGACCCCGGAGATCGTCGCCCTGGCGGCGGAGCGGCGGCCGGAGCTGCTACTGACCGTGGACAACGGCATCGCCGCCCTGGACGGCGCGGAAGCGGCCAGGGCCCGCGGCATGCGGCTCCTGATCACCGACCACCACACCCCGGGGGCCGAGCTCCCCGCCGCGGCCGCCATCGTCAATCCCCTGCTGCCGGGGGATCCGTTCCCGGGCAAGTCCCTGGCCGGGGTGGGGGTGATGTTCTACGTGCTCATGGCCCTGCGCCAGCGGCTCCGCCAGCGCGGGCGCTTTGCCGGCCCCGGGCGCGCCGAGCCGCCCCTAGGGCCGCTGCTCGACCTGGTGGCGTTGGGCACGGTGGCGGACGTGGTCTCCCTGGATCCCATCAACCGCATCTTGGTTCACCAGGGCCTCGGCCGAATCCGCGCCGGCCGAGGGGCACCGGGTCTGGTGGCGCTGTTGGAGGCGGCGGGCCGGAAGGCCGGGCAGGCCACCGCCGCCGACCTGGGCTTCGCGGTCGGTCCCCGGCTCAACGCCGCCGGGCGGCTGGACGACATGAGCCTCGGCATCGAGTGCCTGCTGGCCGACGACGGCGAGGCGGCCCGGTCCATGGCCGCCCGGCTGGACGCCCTGAACCGGGAGCGGCAACAGCTGGAGGAGAGAATGAAGCAGCAAGCCCTGGCCTACCTGGACGCTTTGGAGGTGCCGGTCGGCGATCGCTTCGCCCTGTGCCTGTTCGACGAGGGCTGGCACCAAGGGGTGATCGGCCTGGTCGCCTCCCGGGTCAAGGATCTCACCCACCGGCCGGTGGCGGTGTTTGCCCCGGACGGGGAGGACGGGGTGAAGGGCTCGCTGCGCTCCATTCCCGGCATCCACATCCGCGACCTGCTGAGCGATCTCGCGACAGGCCATCCGCGCCTGATCCGCCGCTTCGGTGGCCATGCCATGGCGGCGGGTCTCAGCCTCGAGCGCGAGGCGCTGCCCCGCTTCGCCGAGCTGTTCGAAGCCGAGGCCGGCCGGCGCCTGAGCCCGGAGGATCTGGAGCACGCCGTGCACACCGACGGCGCCCTGGAGGAGCACGAGCTGAATCTTGCGGTGGCGGAGCAGCTCCGCCAGGCCGGGCCCTGGGGCCAGGGCTTTCCCGAGCCCCTGTTCGACGGCGAGTTCCAGGTGCTGGACAGCCGGGTCCTGGGCGAGCGCCATCTCAAGCTGCGGCTGCGGCCGGTCCACGGCGCGCGCAGCTTCGACGCGGTCGCCTTCGGGGTGGCGGAACCGGCCGCCTGGCGGGACTTGCCGGCGCTGCGCGCCGCCTATCGGCTGGAGGTGAACGAGTACCGGGAGTCCCGGGCGGTGCAGCTGCGCCTCGAGTACATGGAAGGGCTGGAGGGTTGA
- a CDS encoding triose-phosphate isomerase family protein yields the protein MNSIVSSRVFRNYYRQRTANQWHKVEAEGGVPGAIRPFLAGNWKMNMVPRSGVALAARIFDLCRGVKDVDIGLAPPFTGLSMLSDYIKPDFLRTEYDLGRNVFLLAQDTFFESKGAFTGEISPEMLAAIGVDRVIIGHSDRRTNLGKYFGFGSSVARRLTREFLTKELERLKAKGGADPKIVAALEHLVAEGNQEILAGTAKFFEEELKQRAGESDEAIQRKVHAALGQGLQVILCCGENLEARDTHETFTLLERQIRIALDGVSPRAMHDLIIAYEPVWAVGEGAEPATPDQISEVHDFLRNLIMDLYGEQVASSIRILYGGNVKPDNIVEIMAIPGVDGALVGGASLRAKDFADIVKFGLEK from the coding sequence ATGAACAGCATCGTCAGTTCCCGCGTTTTCCGTAATTACTATCGCCAGCGCACGGCGAACCAATGGCACAAAGTCGAAGCGGAAGGCGGCGTCCCCGGCGCGATCAGGCCATTCCTAGCCGGTAATTGGAAAATGAATATGGTGCCCCGTTCGGGGGTGGCGCTCGCCGCCCGGATTTTCGACCTGTGCCGCGGGGTGAAGGATGTCGATATCGGCCTAGCCCCGCCCTTTACCGGTCTTTCCATGCTGTCCGACTATATCAAGCCGGATTTTCTGAGGACCGAGTATGATCTTGGGAGAAACGTGTTTCTCTTGGCCCAGGATACCTTTTTTGAATCGAAGGGGGCATTCACCGGCGAGATTTCCCCGGAGATGCTGGCGGCGATCGGCGTCGACCGGGTCATCATCGGCCATTCCGACCGCAGGACCAATCTCGGCAAGTATTTCGGCTTCGGCTCCAGCGTGGCGCGGCGGTTGACCCGGGAGTTCCTGACCAAGGAGCTGGAGCGGCTGAAGGCCAAGGGCGGGGCCGACCCCAAGATCGTCGCCGCGCTGGAGCACCTGGTGGCCGAGGGGAACCAGGAAATCCTGGCCGGCACGGCCAAATTCTTCGAGGAAGAGCTGAAGCAGCGGGCCGGGGAAAGCGACGAGGCCATCCAGCGCAAGGTCCACGCCGCCCTCGGCCAGGGCTTACAGGTGATCCTGTGCTGCGGGGAAAACCTGGAGGCGCGCGACACCCACGAAACCTTCACGCTGTTGGAACGGCAGATCCGGATCGCCCTCGACGGCGTGTCCCCGCGCGCCATGCACGACCTCATCATCGCCTACGAGCCGGTGTGGGCGGTGGGCGAAGGGGCGGAGCCCGCCACCCCGGACCAGATCAGCGAGGTCCACGACTTCCTGCGCAATCTGATCATGGACCTGTACGGCGAACAGGTGGCCTCGTCCATCCGCATCCTCTACGGCGGCAACGTGAAGCCGGACAACATCGTGGAGATCATGGCCATTCCCGGGGTGGACGGCGCCCTGGTCGGGGGCGCGAGCCTGAGGGCCAAGGATTTCGCCGACATCGTGAAGTTCGGCCTGGAGAAATGA
- a CDS encoding glycosyltransferase, translated as MRVLHVEGGRNLYGGALQVLYLLEGLARRGIDNLLVCRPGSALGRAAASFARVCPLPMAGDLDLPLILRLRRLIRATGPDLVHLHSRIGADILGGIAARLERVPVVHTRRQDNPEHPWVVALKYRLYDRVVAISEGIARVLLAEGLPADKLRCVRSAVDWRRYGEAREDRWFRAEFGLPEGSRVIGVVAQLIARKGHRLLLEAMPALVRRFPELRLILFGQGPLEQAVRADIRRLGLAGHVQLAGFRDDLPRILPCLELLVHPAWMEGLGVALLQAASAGVPIVACAAGGVPEAVRHGVNGLLVPPRDVEALGQAIGRLLEDPAAARRMGEAGRELVRREFSVEAMVEGNLRVYRELLGASRRTGHR; from the coding sequence ATGAGGGTGCTGCACGTGGAGGGCGGGAGAAACCTGTACGGCGGCGCCCTGCAGGTGCTTTATCTGCTGGAGGGGCTGGCGCGGCGGGGCATCGACAACCTGCTGGTGTGCCGCCCCGGCAGCGCGCTCGGCCGGGCTGCCGCCTCCTTCGCTCGGGTCTGCCCGCTGCCCATGGCCGGGGACCTGGACCTGCCCCTGATCCTGCGGCTGCGCCGGCTGATCCGCGCCACCGGTCCCGACCTGGTGCACCTGCACAGCCGGATCGGCGCCGACATCCTAGGCGGCATCGCGGCCCGGCTGGAGCGGGTGCCGGTGGTGCACACCCGGCGCCAGGACAACCCGGAGCACCCCTGGGTGGTGGCGCTCAAGTACCGGCTGTACGACCGGGTGGTGGCGATCTCCGAGGGCATCGCCCGGGTTCTGTTGGCGGAAGGGCTGCCGGCGGACAAGCTGCGCTGCGTGCGCAGCGCGGTGGACTGGCGTCGCTACGGCGAGGCGCGGGAGGACCGCTGGTTCCGGGCCGAGTTCGGGCTGCCGGAGGGCAGCCGGGTGATCGGGGTGGTGGCCCAGCTGATCGCCCGCAAGGGCCATCGCCTGCTGTTGGAGGCGATGCCGGCCCTGGTGCGGCGCTTCCCCGAGTTGCGCCTGATCCTGTTCGGCCAGGGGCCCCTGGAGCAGGCGGTGCGGGCCGACATTCGCCGCCTGGGCCTAGCCGGGCACGTGCAGCTGGCCGGGTTCCGGGACGATCTGCCGCGCATCCTGCCGTGCCTGGAGCTGCTGGTGCACCCGGCCTGGATGGAGGGGCTGGGGGTGGCGCTGCTGCAGGCCGCCAGCGCCGGGGTGCCGATCGTGGCCTGTGCCGCCGGCGGGGTGCCGGAGGCGGTGCGCCACGGGGTCAACGGCCTGTTGGTGCCGCCCCGGGACGTGGAGGCGCTGGGCCAGGCCATCGGTCGGCTGCTGGAGGATCCGGCGGCGGCGCGGCGGATGGGGGAGGCCGGGCGCGAGCTGGTGCGCCGGGAGTTCTCGGTGGAGGCGATGGTGGAAGGCAACCTGCGGGTGTACCGGGAGCTGCTGGGGGCTAGTCGGCGAACAGGGCATCGATGA
- the ftsY gene encoding signal recognition particle-docking protein FtsY, whose translation MFRLAVLFALLLALAVIAVDAFARLSAAGLGCPSWPGCYGKGVEEPPLGDLLGTSPYAGPLGGEALLGLIAALGVTTLALAVGAGWLRERRGPALAWGWATLVPAAALGWLATGGAAVLPLPLATSARFLMGFLVLGGLYRLYLAVGPQRPPRGDTRALAWLSRLALLTLAAEILLGGWVSNHYAGLACPDFPRCLGPWWPEAGYREGFLWWQADGHAGGALPLAARAALHWSHQIGALAAFLVLSALALGVTSNRKVPHLSKPGLVLSGLLLAEISLGIALVLLRLPVALGVAHDLGAALLVLTLLHLHYHLRLPQPVPVAPPPEEAPAAVPAPEVELPPPPPAPARLLDRLKQQLGKTRGGLTGVLTELTLGKKAIDRDLLDDLEARLLMADLGVAATRDIVTHLTDSLERHQLADPAALTDKLRAHLYEILAPVSVPLQIPAETRPFVILVVGVNGVGKTTTIGKLAKRLQDQGHSVMLAAGDTFRAAAVEQLQSWGERNRVPVIAQHTGADAASVIYDALQAAQARGSDVLIADTAGRLHTKSNLMDELAKIKRILGRLDPTAPHEVLLVLDAGTGQNALNQARQFHEAVGLTGIALTKLDGTAKGGVIFALAKQFGLPIRYIGIGEGVDDLQEFDAGQFIDALFAD comes from the coding sequence ATGTTCAGACTCGCGGTGCTGTTCGCTTTGCTCCTGGCCCTCGCCGTCATCGCGGTGGACGCCTTCGCCCGCCTCTCCGCCGCGGGGCTCGGCTGCCCCAGCTGGCCGGGCTGCTACGGGAAGGGCGTCGAGGAACCGCCCCTCGGCGATCTCCTCGGGACCTCGCCCTATGCCGGCCCGCTCGGGGGAGAGGCCCTGCTGGGCTTGATCGCCGCCCTGGGGGTGACCACCCTGGCCCTGGCGGTGGGCGCCGGGTGGCTGCGGGAGCGGCGCGGCCCGGCCCTGGCCTGGGGCTGGGCGACCCTGGTCCCGGCGGCGGCCCTGGGGTGGCTGGCGACCGGGGGCGCGGCGGTCCTGCCCCTGCCCCTCGCCACCAGCGCCCGGTTCCTCATGGGCTTCCTGGTGCTGGGAGGGCTGTACCGGCTGTACCTCGCGGTCGGGCCGCAGCGGCCGCCCCGGGGCGACACCCGGGCGCTCGCCTGGCTGAGCCGCCTGGCGCTCCTCACCCTGGCGGCGGAGATCCTCCTCGGCGGCTGGGTCTCGAACCACTACGCCGGGCTCGCCTGTCCCGATTTTCCCCGCTGCCTCGGGCCCTGGTGGCCGGAAGCCGGCTACCGGGAGGGGTTCCTGTGGTGGCAGGCTGACGGCCACGCCGGCGGCGCCCTGCCCCTCGCGGCCCGCGCCGCCCTCCACTGGAGCCACCAGATCGGCGCCCTGGCGGCGTTTCTGGTCCTCAGCGCCCTGGCCCTGGGGGTGACCTCCAACCGCAAGGTGCCCCACCTGAGCAAGCCGGGCCTGGTGTTGAGCGGGCTCTTGCTGGCCGAGATCAGCCTGGGCATCGCCCTGGTGCTGCTGCGCCTGCCGGTGGCCCTGGGGGTGGCCCACGACCTCGGGGCGGCGCTGCTCGTCCTCACCCTGCTGCATCTCCACTACCACCTGCGCCTGCCGCAGCCGGTGCCCGTCGCGCCGCCCCCGGAGGAAGCCCCGGCGGCGGTGCCCGCCCCCGAGGTGGAGCTGCCACCTCCGCCGCCCGCCCCGGCGCGGCTGTTGGACCGGCTCAAGCAGCAGCTGGGCAAGACCCGGGGCGGGCTCACCGGGGTCCTCACCGAACTGACCCTGGGCAAGAAGGCCATCGACCGGGACCTGCTGGATGACCTGGAGGCCCGCCTGCTCATGGCCGACCTCGGGGTAGCCGCCACCCGCGACATCGTCACCCACCTCACCGACAGCCTGGAGCGGCATCAGCTCGCCGACCCCGCGGCGCTGACCGACAAGCTCCGCGCCCATCTCTACGAGATCCTCGCCCCGGTCAGCGTGCCGCTGCAAATACCGGCGGAGACGCGGCCGTTCGTGATCCTGGTGGTGGGGGTCAACGGGGTGGGCAAGACCACCACCATCGGCAAGCTGGCCAAGCGCCTCCAGGATCAGGGGCACAGCGTCATGCTGGCGGCCGGGGATACCTTCCGGGCCGCCGCGGTGGAGCAGCTGCAGAGCTGGGGCGAGCGCAACCGCGTCCCGGTGATCGCCCAGCACACCGGGGCCGACGCCGCCTCGGTGATCTACGACGCGCTGCAGGCGGCCCAGGCCCGGGGCAGCGACGTGCTGATCGCCGACACCGCCGGGCGCCTCCACACCAAGTCCAATCTCATGGACGAGCTGGCCAAGATCAAGCGCATCCTGGGGCGGCTGGATCCCACGGCGCCCCACGAAGTGCTGCTGGTCTTGGATGCCGGCACCGGTCAGAACGCCCTCAACCAGGCCCGCCAGTTCCACGAGGCGGTGGGGCTCACCGGGATCGCCCTCACCAAGCTGGACGGCACCGCCAAGGGCGGGGTGATCTTCGCTTTGGCCAAGCAGTTCGGCCTGCCGATCCGCTACATCGGCATCGGCGAGGGGGTGGACGACCTGCAGGAGTTCGACGCCGGCCAGTTCATCGATGCCCTGTTCGCCGACTAG
- a CDS encoding SURF1 family protein, producing the protein MGDYSFKPGWAVSLGFVALVALFVSLGLWQLQRAEAKRALMADRAARLREAPVRLSRAATDPEALRYRRVEATGEYDAAHQFLLDNQLHQGQPGYWVLTPLRLPDGAAVLVNRGWVPQGADRRQLPAVELHTTQVQVSGVVERFPRVGFRLAGAEIPAPGWPARVQVAEPGPLAERLGYPILPYQVLLDPAAGEGYVRDWTPPALGPEKNLGYAVQWFLFAAVATILYLWHGFKPRSR; encoded by the coding sequence TTGGGCGATTATAGCTTCAAACCGGGGTGGGCCGTTTCCCTGGGCTTTGTGGCCCTGGTGGCGCTGTTCGTGAGCCTGGGCCTGTGGCAGCTGCAGCGGGCCGAGGCCAAGCGGGCCCTGATGGCGGACCGCGCGGCCCGGCTGCGGGAGGCGCCGGTGCGCCTGAGCCGGGCCGCCACCGACCCGGAGGCGCTCCGCTACCGGCGAGTGGAGGCAACCGGCGAGTACGACGCCGCCCACCAGTTCCTGCTGGACAACCAGCTGCACCAGGGGCAGCCGGGCTACTGGGTGCTGACCCCGCTGCGCCTCCCGGACGGCGCCGCGGTGCTGGTGAACCGGGGCTGGGTGCCACAGGGGGCGGACCGCCGCCAGCTGCCGGCGGTGGAGCTTCACACCACCCAGGTCCAAGTGAGCGGGGTGGTGGAGCGGTTTCCCCGGGTCGGGTTCCGGCTCGCCGGGGCGGAGATCCCCGCCCCCGGCTGGCCCGCCCGGGTGCAGGTGGCCGAGCCCGGCCCCCTGGCCGAGCGGCTCGGTTATCCGATTCTGCCGTATCAGGTATTATTGGACCCGGCCGCCGGGGAGGGCTATGTCCGCGACTGGACTCCGCCCGCCCTGGGGCCGGAAAAGAACCTGGGCTACGCCGTGCAGTGGTTCCTGTTCGCGGCCGTCGCGACGATCCTGTACCTGTGGCACGGCTTTAAGCCCCGATCCCGCTGA
- a CDS encoding twin transmembrane helix small protein, translated as MRIVVILFLLVILASLGSGLYYLLKDRNRSPRTVKALTLRISLSVLLFFLLLLAYRAGWLQPHGLRSGLLARPPAPTAPR; from the coding sequence GTGAGAATCGTCGTCATCCTGTTCCTCCTGGTCATCCTCGCCAGCCTCGGCTCGGGGCTCTATTATCTGCTCAAGGACCGCAACCGCTCGCCGCGCACGGTGAAGGCCCTCACCCTGCGCATCTCCCTGTCGGTGCTGTTGTTCTTCCTCCTGCTGCTGGCCTACCGGGCCGGCTGGCTACAGCCCCACGGCCTGCGCTCCGGGCTCCTGGCGCGCCCGCCCGCCCCGACCGCGCCCCGCTAG
- the dhaK gene encoding dihydroxyacetone kinase subunit DhaK, whose amino-acid sequence MKKFLDSVETLVDDSLRGFALAHPELVLYHPEPRYLARAVPARAGKVALISGGGSGHEPLHAGFVGVGMLDAACPGQVFTSPTPDQMLAAAQAVERGGGVLFIVKNYAGDVMNFEMAAELLDRPQATVLVHDDVSLPDDQGMGRRGVAGTVVVEKLVGAAAEAGADLAACQALGERVVAATASMGVALTSCTVPALGRPTFALGEGEMELGVGIHGEKGRERVPLATATEIVPRLAEPVLDALRPTRGQPALLLVNGFGATPLQELYLMYGLARRFLDQRGVRVVRSLVGNYTTALDMAGCSLTLTLLDEALLRLWDAPVHTAALRWGC is encoded by the coding sequence ATGAAGAAATTCCTCGATTCCGTCGAAACCCTGGTGGACGACAGCCTCCGCGGCTTCGCCCTGGCCCATCCCGAGCTGGTCCTTTACCACCCCGAGCCGCGCTACCTCGCCCGCGCCGTGCCGGCCCGAGCGGGCAAGGTGGCGCTCATCTCCGGCGGCGGCTCCGGCCACGAGCCTTTGCACGCCGGCTTCGTGGGCGTGGGCATGCTGGACGCCGCCTGCCCCGGGCAGGTGTTCACCTCGCCCACCCCGGACCAGATGCTGGCCGCCGCCCAGGCGGTGGAGCGGGGCGGCGGGGTGCTGTTCATCGTCAAGAACTACGCCGGCGACGTGATGAACTTCGAGATGGCCGCCGAGCTCCTGGACCGCCCCCAGGCCACCGTGCTGGTGCACGACGACGTGTCCCTGCCCGACGATCAGGGCATGGGGCGGCGCGGGGTGGCGGGCACCGTGGTGGTGGAGAAGCTGGTGGGCGCGGCGGCGGAGGCGGGCGCCGACCTGGCCGCCTGCCAGGCCCTGGGGGAACGGGTGGTGGCGGCCACCGCCTCCATGGGCGTGGCCCTCACCAGCTGCACCGTGCCGGCCCTGGGCCGGCCCACCTTCGCCCTGGGCGAAGGGGAGATGGAGCTGGGGGTTGGCATCCACGGCGAGAAGGGCCGCGAGCGGGTGCCCTTGGCCACCGCCACGGAGATCGTCCCGCGCTTGGCCGAGCCCGTCCTGGACGCCCTGCGCCCGACTCGGGGCCAGCCGGCCCTGCTCCTGGTCAACGGCTTCGGCGCCACCCCGCTGCAGGAGCTGTACCTGATGTACGGCCTGGCGCGGCGCTTCCTCGACCAGCGCGGGGTGAGGGTGGTGCGCTCCCTGGTGGGCAACTACACCACCGCCCTGGACATGGCCGGCTGCTCCCTCACCCTGACCCTGCTGGACGAGGCGCTGCTCCGCCTGTGGGACGCCCCGGTGCACACCGCGGCCCTGCGCTGGGGGTGTTGA
- a CDS encoding tetratricopeptide repeat protein encodes MPYLSRRSSGPPPRRGRLWPGLAALLLVTGLIYWPGLSGGFLFDDTVHLQDNPFLTRARDWDLRQLWAAALSYGHFPFQRPLSMATLAANHVVGGLAPFGYKLVNLAIHLATGAALFALTRRLLPGGAGPVALAVTAGWLLHPFNLASVLYVVQRMNSLSALFCVLGMLAYAVGRQRQWQGRPGAALAVSGLLGGGSLAFLSKENGALLPLFLLLMEVLLFRFRTASAPARRWLLGFHALGTAGPLALGLAFLVARPDWLLAGYASRDFTLAERLLTEARVLWFYIGETLVPVTSRMGLYHDDIALSTGLLTPPTTLPALAGLAALAGLAVALHRRAPLFAWGVLFFFAGHAMESTVVPLEIVHEHRNYLPSYGLLLPLFFYLLRPPGATPLLRRAGPVLAGLLLLFYGAGTALRASVWGNDMERALLAVRSHPQSPRSRVELGQLYALLADYGPNGDRYRALAREQFRAAMDHDRYTLNGQFALVAMDSKEGKPLDPALLAQLRDRLPRPPLAPATVNSLIKLSRCRTEGTCQLALETLEALFEAILRNPGLQGQPRGQVLAEMTQQRVLQGDLEGALRAATAAVQANPADPQLHLNQANLLIHLGQPEAARAAIDQADRRDGTGFFAERIAAQRQLLATPP; translated from the coding sequence GTGCCGTACCTGAGCCGGCGTTCTTCCGGGCCGCCCCCCCGGCGGGGGCGCCTTTGGCCGGGGCTGGCGGCCCTGCTGCTGGTCACCGGCCTCATTTACTGGCCGGGGCTGTCGGGCGGCTTCCTGTTCGACGACACGGTCCACCTCCAGGACAACCCGTTCCTGACCCGGGCCCGGGACTGGGACCTGCGGCAACTGTGGGCCGCCGCCCTGTCCTACGGCCACTTTCCGTTCCAGCGCCCCTTGAGCATGGCCACCCTGGCCGCCAACCATGTCGTCGGGGGACTCGCGCCGTTCGGCTACAAGCTGGTCAACCTCGCCATCCACCTGGCCACCGGGGCCGCCCTGTTCGCCCTGACCCGGCGGCTGCTGCCGGGCGGGGCGGGACCGGTGGCCCTGGCAGTGACCGCCGGCTGGCTGCTGCACCCCTTCAACCTGGCCAGCGTGCTGTACGTGGTGCAGCGCATGAATAGCCTGTCGGCGCTGTTCTGCGTGCTGGGCATGCTGGCCTACGCGGTGGGGCGGCAGCGCCAGTGGCAAGGCCGTCCCGGCGCGGCGCTGGCGGTCTCGGGCCTGCTGGGGGGCGGCAGCCTGGCGTTCCTGAGCAAGGAGAACGGTGCCCTGCTGCCCTTGTTCCTGCTGCTCATGGAAGTGCTGCTGTTCCGCTTCCGGACCGCCAGCGCCCCGGCCCGGCGCTGGCTGCTCGGCTTCCACGCCCTGGGCACCGCCGGCCCCCTGGCGCTCGGCCTCGCCTTCCTTGTGGCCCGGCCGGATTGGCTGCTGGCCGGCTACGCCTCCCGCGACTTCACCCTGGCGGAGCGGCTGCTCACCGAAGCGCGGGTGCTGTGGTTCTACATCGGCGAGACCCTGGTGCCGGTCACCTCGCGCATGGGCCTGTACCACGACGACATCGCCCTCTCCACTGGCCTTTTGACCCCGCCTACCACCTTGCCCGCCCTGGCCGGACTGGCGGCCCTGGCCGGACTGGCGGTGGCGCTCCACCGGCGCGCCCCGCTGTTCGCCTGGGGGGTGCTGTTCTTCTTCGCCGGACACGCCATGGAATCCACCGTGGTGCCGCTGGAGATCGTCCACGAGCACCGCAACTACCTGCCCTCCTACGGCCTGCTGCTGCCGCTGTTCTTCTACCTGCTGCGACCGCCCGGGGCGACGCCGCTGCTGCGCCGGGCCGGGCCAGTGCTGGCGGGGCTGTTGCTCCTATTCTACGGCGCCGGGACCGCGCTGCGCGCCTCAGTGTGGGGTAACGACATGGAACGGGCCCTGCTCGCGGTGCGCTCCCATCCCCAGTCGCCGCGCAGCCGCGTCGAGCTGGGCCAGCTCTACGCCCTGCTGGCGGATTATGGGCCCAACGGCGATCGGTACCGGGCCCTGGCCCGGGAGCAGTTCCGCGCGGCGATGGACCACGACCGCTATACCCTGAACGGGCAGTTTGCGCTCGTGGCCATGGATAGCAAGGAAGGCAAGCCGCTCGATCCTGCCCTGTTGGCGCAGCTGCGCGACCGGCTACCGCGCCCGCCCCTGGCGCCCGCCACCGTCAACAGCCTAATCAAGCTCAGCCGGTGCCGGACCGAGGGCACCTGTCAGCTCGCGCTGGAAACGCTGGAGGCGCTGTTCGAGGCCATCCTGCGCAATCCCGGGCTGCAGGGCCAGCCGCGGGGCCAGGTGCTGGCGGAGATGACCCAGCAGAGGGTGCTGCAGGGCGATCTGGAAGGCGCCTTGCGGGCGGCGACCGCGGCGGTCCAAGCCAATCCCGCCGACCCCCAGCTCCACCTCAATCAGGCCAACCTGCTGATCCACCTAGGCCAGCCCGAGGCGGCCCGGGCCGCCATCGACCAGGCCGACCGGCGGGACGGCACCGGCTTCTTCGCCGAGCGGATCGCCGCCCAACGCCAGCTGCTGGCGACGCCCCCCTGA
- a CDS encoding pilin: MNARNQTQQGFTLIELMIVVAIIGILAAIAIPAYQDYTVRAQVSEGLNLADGPKTAVEDFYATRGRLPVNNSSAGLPQAASITGNYTQQILVTNGTVQITYGNRASSAIAGKVLGIMPYGNNSNAIVWVCGSATAPSGTAAAVGTPGFFAGPTPTAHGTTVPTKFLPTECRT, translated from the coding sequence ATGAACGCACGCAACCAGACCCAACAGGGTTTTACCTTGATCGAATTGATGATCGTGGTGGCGATCATCGGTATCCTGGCCGCCATCGCTATTCCGGCCTACCAGGACTACACGGTCCGGGCCCAGGTCAGCGAAGGTCTCAACCTGGCCGACGGCCCTAAGACCGCGGTCGAGGATTTCTACGCCACCCGCGGCCGACTGCCGGTAAACAATAGCTCGGCGGGCCTGCCGCAAGCAGCCAGCATCACCGGTAATTACACGCAGCAGATTCTGGTAACCAACGGCACTGTCCAGATCACCTATGGCAACCGGGCAAGCAGCGCCATTGCGGGCAAGGTCCTTGGCATCATGCCCTACGGCAACAACTCCAACGCCATCGTCTGGGTCTGCGGTTCGGCCACCGCGCCCAGTGGCACTGCAGCAGCCGTGGGTACACCGGGCTTCTTCGCCGGTCCCACACCGACCGCTCATGGCACCACCGTGCCCACCAAATTCCTGCCCACCGAGTGCCGTACCTGA
- a CDS encoding ChaB family protein, which yields MPYRSRDELPDLVRELLPEHAQEIYREAFNNAFDQYADPAERRGHASREETAHKVAWAAVKREYEKRGDRWVPKSSR from the coding sequence ATGCCCTACCGAAGCCGAGACGAATTGCCCGACCTGGTGCGGGAGCTGCTCCCCGAGCACGCCCAGGAGATTTACCGGGAAGCCTTCAACAACGCCTTCGACCAGTACGCCGACCCGGCCGAGCGGCGCGGTCACGCCTCCCGGGAGGAGACCGCCCACAAGGTGGCCTGGGCGGCGGTGAAGCGGGAATACGAAAAGCGCGGCGACCGCTGGGTGCCGAAGTCGTCCCGCTGA